The following proteins come from a genomic window of Brevibacillus antibioticus:
- a CDS encoding DedA family protein, which produces MEVDLLMSIIEQYGYVAIFFLLWLGIVGLPIPDELVVATGGFLASIGMLNPWYSFLAGYLGVASGLTIGFLLGKYFGKPILQWLCKTEKMRNAVNRSTGLLEKYGTTALCISYLFPVVRHVVPYLVGLGGMTFRRYAMLSYPIGLVWTIAFYFLGHVFGNNVEAIIEVIRKYGFYALLVIVVLGVVFFVRKQFMGNRAYRAKGE; this is translated from the coding sequence ATGGAAGTCGACCTGCTAATGTCCATCATAGAGCAATACGGCTACGTAGCGATTTTTTTCCTGCTTTGGCTGGGGATTGTAGGCTTGCCAATTCCCGATGAGCTGGTTGTCGCTACAGGAGGATTTCTTGCCTCCATTGGCATGTTAAACCCTTGGTATTCTTTTTTGGCGGGATATTTAGGGGTTGCCTCCGGATTGACAATTGGCTTTTTACTTGGAAAGTACTTTGGAAAACCAATATTGCAATGGCTGTGCAAAACCGAGAAAATGAGGAACGCTGTGAATCGATCAACGGGCTTGCTGGAGAAGTATGGAACTACTGCTCTTTGCATCAGCTACTTATTTCCGGTTGTCCGTCATGTCGTACCGTATTTGGTTGGGCTGGGCGGTATGACGTTCCGGCGTTATGCGATGCTGTCATATCCGATTGGGTTGGTTTGGACCATCGCCTTTTACTTTCTCGGCCATGTATTCGGTAATAATGTGGAAGCCATTATCGAAGTCATCCGTAAATACGGTTTCTACGCTTTGCTGGTGATCGTGGTTTTGGGTGTGGTATTCTTCGTACGCAAGCAGTTTATGGGAAATCGGGCATATCGGGCAAAAGGAGAATAA
- a CDS encoding DNA alkylation repair protein, with product MNASEYTEAVEERLRAHGDSIVAGPMAQYMKNQFPFLGIKSPQRKELTKQIFRDYGVPEDWEQVVRSLWALPAREYQYVALDVLEKSKKRLTPDHLPFVVELITTKSWWDTVDYLASHTTGKLFAVHPEQIEPITTAWMDGTNMWLQRTAILFQLSYKDKTDQRLLFSLVERCADSKAFFIQKAIGWALREYAKTNPKAVRGFVEVTPLASLSRREALKYLS from the coding sequence ATGAACGCAAGTGAGTATACGGAGGCTGTCGAGGAACGGTTGCGTGCACATGGCGATTCGATTGTGGCTGGCCCCATGGCGCAGTACATGAAAAATCAGTTTCCCTTTCTGGGGATAAAATCACCACAGCGCAAAGAACTGACCAAACAAATCTTTCGTGATTATGGTGTACCCGAAGATTGGGAGCAGGTCGTTCGTTCCTTGTGGGCTTTGCCAGCGCGAGAGTACCAGTATGTAGCGCTTGACGTACTCGAGAAGTCCAAAAAGCGTCTCACCCCTGACCATCTCCCGTTCGTTGTCGAACTGATCACGACAAAATCGTGGTGGGATACCGTCGATTATTTAGCTTCCCATACAACGGGCAAATTGTTCGCCGTACATCCCGAGCAGATCGAACCGATTACGACTGCCTGGATGGATGGAACCAACATGTGGCTGCAACGAACGGCAATTTTATTTCAGTTGTCGTACAAGGACAAGACAGATCAGCGGCTACTCTTTTCCTTGGTGGAAAGATGCGCGGATTCCAAAGCGTTTTTTATTCAGAAGGCAATCGGCTGGGCGCTGCGAGAGTATGCGAAAACAAATCCCAAGGCCGTTCGTGGATTTGTAGAAGTGACGCCACTTGCGAGTTTGTCCAGACGTGAAGCGCTCAAATATCTATCATGA
- a CDS encoding B12-binding domain-containing radical SAM protein, translating to MKILLSTLNAKFIHSSLALRYLRSYAQEAFPSIELVEYTINDVTLNIVADIHKRKPDVIAFSCYIWNIRETLSVMRTLKKICPDVPIILGGPEVTYDADEWMKKHPEIDVICIGEGEQTFLELLQVYQESLQTKQPPRLRDVAGIAYREEEYVRFSMPRAQVEEMDSIPSPYADHLDELNNRVVYFEASRGCPFKCQYCLSSIEDGVRYFSLERVKEDLMRLINHGVKTIKFVDRTFNINKKYALEIFQFLIDNHNGTVFQFEITADILRADVLDFLTENAPPGIFRFEIGVQSTNDETNRLVQRIQRFDRLARTVTQIKDSKKIDQHLDLIAGLPEEDYASFRKTFNDVFGLRPEELQLGFLKMLRGTGVRARAANHGYVFMDEAPYEILGNNVLSFDDMQKIKRVEDILEKYWNAHRMDYTVEWLLANQFETAFDFFQAFGDYWENQGWGRIGHQLEDLFLRLQKFLQFQQVDGMGHVLSMMKFDFLRNQKHRPRKLWWEDVMDKEEMQQTFAVLTEQRERLRDDFAAHAALEKDYFKHTLTAKVTFDIEKWMETGELVEGDFTLVVYYPYKDEEQNAFAVIKQDVQVAG from the coding sequence ATGAAGATTTTACTATCGACCCTAAATGCCAAGTTTATTCACTCCTCACTCGCTTTGCGTTATTTGCGAAGCTATGCCCAGGAAGCATTTCCTTCGATTGAGCTGGTGGAGTATACCATCAACGATGTGACGTTAAATATAGTAGCAGATATACACAAGCGCAAGCCCGATGTCATTGCATTTTCCTGTTATATCTGGAACATTCGTGAGACCCTCAGTGTCATGCGTACGCTGAAAAAGATTTGCCCGGATGTTCCGATTATCCTTGGCGGACCAGAAGTGACCTATGATGCGGACGAATGGATGAAGAAGCACCCTGAGATCGATGTCATTTGCATTGGCGAAGGGGAGCAGACCTTCTTGGAGCTTTTGCAGGTCTATCAGGAATCCCTGCAAACCAAACAGCCTCCACGCTTGCGTGATGTAGCCGGAATCGCTTATCGCGAAGAGGAGTACGTGCGTTTTTCTATGCCGCGTGCGCAAGTGGAAGAGATGGACAGTATTCCTTCCCCATACGCGGATCATCTGGACGAGCTGAACAACCGCGTCGTCTATTTTGAGGCATCACGTGGCTGTCCGTTCAAATGCCAATATTGTCTGTCTTCGATTGAAGACGGCGTACGCTATTTCAGTCTGGAACGAGTGAAAGAAGATCTCATGCGTTTGATCAATCACGGCGTCAAAACAATCAAGTTCGTGGATCGAACGTTTAACATCAATAAAAAATATGCGTTGGAAATCTTTCAGTTTTTGATCGATAACCACAATGGCACGGTCTTTCAATTTGAGATCACGGCAGATATTTTGCGCGCGGACGTACTCGACTTCTTGACCGAGAACGCACCGCCAGGCATTTTCCGCTTCGAGATTGGGGTTCAGTCCACGAATGATGAGACCAATCGCCTTGTTCAGCGGATTCAGCGCTTCGATCGTCTTGCGCGTACAGTGACACAGATCAAGGATTCCAAAAAAATCGATCAGCACTTGGACTTGATCGCTGGTTTGCCTGAGGAAGATTATGCATCCTTCCGCAAAACCTTCAACGACGTGTTTGGTCTGCGCCCGGAAGAACTTCAGCTCGGTTTCTTGAAAATGCTGCGCGGGACAGGTGTTCGCGCGCGTGCGGCTAATCACGGCTATGTTTTTATGGATGAGGCTCCTTACGAAATTTTGGGGAACAACGTCCTTTCCTTTGATGACATGCAAAAAATCAAGCGTGTAGAAGACATTTTGGAAAAGTACTGGAATGCGCATCGGATGGACTATACAGTGGAGTGGCTACTGGCGAATCAGTTCGAAACGGCTTTTGACTTCTTCCAGGCATTTGGCGATTATTGGGAGAATCAAGGCTGGGGCCGAATCGGTCATCAATTAGAGGATTTGTTCCTGCGTTTGCAGAAGTTTTTGCAATTCCAGCAAGTGGACGGTATGGGGCATGTGCTCAGCATGATGAAATTCGATTTCCTGCGCAACCAGAAGCATCGCCCGCGCAAGCTGTGGTGGGAGGATGTCATGGACAAGGAAGAGATGCAGCAGACGTTTGCTGTCCTAACCGAGCAGCGTGAGCGACTCCGCGATGATTTTGCGGCGCATGCTGCTTTGGAAAAAGATTACTTCAAGCACACGCTGACTGCCAAGGTGACCTTTGATATTGAAAAATGGATGGAGACCGGTGAGCTTGTCGAGGGAGATTTTACACTCGTCGTGTATTATCCGTACAAAGATGAAGAGCAGAATGCTTTTGCTGTCATCAAGCAGGACGTCCAAGTAGCAGGCTAA
- a CDS encoding MogA/MoaB family molybdenum cofactor biosynthesis protein, producing the protein MSTQEHKALSPKQVTCMVITVSDTRTEDTDKSGQLMKQLLTEAGHSVALYQMVKDEPEQVIAAIEAGIAHGDVQVILLNGGTGISPRDNTFEAVSGLLDKEMPGFGELFRMLSFTEDIGSAAMLSRAIAGTRKGKMIFSTPGSTGAVRLAMNRLIVPELGHVVRELNR; encoded by the coding sequence ATGAGTACGCAGGAACATAAGGCGCTATCACCCAAGCAAGTCACATGCATGGTCATTACCGTTTCCGATACCCGGACTGAGGATACAGATAAAAGCGGACAGTTAATGAAGCAGCTTCTGACTGAAGCCGGTCACAGCGTTGCTCTTTATCAAATGGTAAAGGACGAGCCTGAACAGGTCATTGCGGCGATCGAAGCGGGAATCGCACATGGCGACGTTCAAGTCATTCTTCTCAATGGCGGTACTGGTATTTCGCCAAGAGACAATACCTTCGAGGCGGTTTCTGGCTTACTCGATAAGGAAATGCCGGGATTTGGCGAACTGTTTCGGATGTTGAGCTTTACAGAAGATATCGGGTCGGCAGCGATGCTCAGTCGTGCGATTGCAGGGACACGGAAAGGGAAAATGATTTTTTCCACGCCAGGCTCGACAGGTGCGGTGCGACTGGCGATGAATCGGTTGATCGTGCCGGAGCTGGGGCATGTGGTTCGCGAATTAAACCGTTAA
- a CDS encoding PLP-dependent aminotransferase family protein gives MPERPYFSFHFHKQSHTPIYVQLAEQLKTAILRGAFLVDGQQLISLRDMKTISGCSLETVKKAYDHLALEGWLEAVHGKGYYLTQLAKEARLENRLPLTDIPIASLADSSPRPSEELVKRLRGAFYESLTVLDEPSAKKKIMRTQATKVFADHLSRRGLPHSPERLLLFNRSTSGFAFLAQRIMNARDVVYVEEYSYPVFLRLLSQCGITVRPIRMDEEGVCLQALNEEQEHYPANWLLINPHYQFPTGISYSLKRKEELLEWAQKHNVRLIENDHYGDLWFEEPSVPLYHMAVQAKSSIEVYYLHSLSKTLARDLQLGVLMLPSDLSDDELERYSQLVSMTGAEPSLLVVEAAVQLLDDPWFYEEFLADRRALFQARFLRLWQEKRQALPDHARMFPIAGGLNTWIKWGTPTARATEQEERVVAILREEGLELTGGHAFRVADEPADILRCPAVRFPLAPLEERELKHWLHRLGAALLR, from the coding sequence ATGCCAGAGCGACCGTATTTTTCTTTTCATTTCCACAAACAATCGCACACACCAATCTATGTACAACTCGCTGAACAATTGAAAACAGCGATTCTGCGTGGTGCCTTTCTTGTAGATGGACAACAATTGATATCGCTGCGAGATATGAAAACAATTAGCGGCTGCTCATTGGAGACAGTCAAAAAAGCATATGATCATCTTGCGTTGGAAGGCTGGCTGGAAGCTGTGCACGGCAAAGGTTATTACTTGACGCAGCTTGCCAAAGAAGCTCGTTTGGAAAACCGTCTCCCGCTCACAGATATTCCAATCGCTTCCCTAGCTGATTCCTCCCCTCGTCCTAGCGAAGAGCTGGTGAAGCGATTGCGTGGTGCTTTTTATGAGAGCCTGACCGTATTGGATGAACCATCCGCGAAGAAGAAAATCATGCGAACGCAGGCTACCAAAGTTTTCGCTGATCATCTGAGCCGCAGGGGACTGCCACACTCACCAGAACGCCTTCTGCTTTTTAATAGAAGCACGAGCGGCTTCGCCTTTCTAGCACAGCGCATCATGAATGCGCGCGATGTCGTCTATGTGGAGGAGTATAGCTATCCCGTATTCCTGCGCTTACTGAGCCAGTGCGGTATTACGGTTCGCCCGATTCGAATGGATGAAGAAGGCGTCTGTCTGCAAGCCCTCAATGAGGAGCAGGAGCATTACCCCGCCAATTGGCTGTTGATTAACCCGCATTACCAATTCCCTACGGGCATCAGCTATTCATTGAAACGAAAAGAAGAATTGCTCGAATGGGCACAGAAACATAACGTACGTCTTATTGAAAACGACCATTATGGCGACCTCTGGTTTGAAGAGCCGAGCGTTCCCCTGTATCACATGGCTGTGCAGGCAAAAAGCTCTATCGAGGTCTACTATTTGCATTCTTTGTCCAAAACACTGGCACGCGACCTGCAATTGGGCGTGTTAATGCTTCCTTCTGATTTATCGGATGATGAATTGGAGCGCTACAGCCAGCTTGTTTCCATGACCGGAGCGGAACCGTCCCTGCTTGTCGTAGAGGCAGCCGTTCAACTCCTCGATGATCCTTGGTTTTACGAAGAGTTTCTTGCAGATCGTCGTGCCCTGTTCCAGGCCCGCTTCCTGCGACTCTGGCAGGAAAAACGGCAAGCACTCCCCGATCACGCGCGGATGTTCCCCATCGCAGGCGGCTTAAATACGTGGATTAAATGGGGCACGCCAACCGCAAGAGCAACCGAACAAGAAGAGAGAGTCGTTGCTATTCTGCGGGAGGAGGGACTCGAACTGACTGGCGGTCATGCTTTTCGCGTAGCAGATGAGCCTGCCGACATACTGCGCTGCCCGGCTGTCCGTTTCCCACTCGCTCCACTGGAAGAACGGGAGTTGAAGCATTGGCTTCACCGATTGGGTGCTGCTCTTCTGCGGTAA
- a CDS encoding TrkH family potassium uptake protein, with protein MIKKIVEKLHLDPPKTLVLGFALIIFLGALLLTLPIATVDGLGLHWIDALFTATSATCVTGLVVVDTGTTFTTFGQLVILSLIQIGGLGFMTFATFFALIMRKKISLRERLILQESLNQMSIEGVVRLAKMIVVFTALTELIGGVLLSIRFAFDFPLPKAIYFGFFHAISNFNNAGFDLMGEFASLTAYVDDPIVTLVVCLLIILGGIGFIVVSELYDYRQTRRLSLHTKVVLSTTGILVVAGTALIFLLEYTNPKTLQPLSMMGKVLGSLYQSVTARTAGSNTLNIGDMYQSSLFLIIILMFIGASPGSTGGGIKTTTFATLIGAVVAQVKGKEDVIFFRQRILPHMVYKSLTLTMIALFIVLVMTMVLSITETTARFEMILFEVTSAFATTGLSMGLTPHLTPIGKTLIILTMFAGRLGPLTIAFALAQRKQKEYFRYPKGKITIG; from the coding sequence ATGATTAAAAAAATCGTAGAAAAGCTTCACCTTGATCCACCAAAAACGCTTGTTCTTGGGTTTGCCTTGATTATCTTCTTGGGAGCGCTGCTTTTGACACTCCCGATCGCTACAGTTGATGGACTTGGTCTGCATTGGATTGATGCGCTGTTTACGGCCACCTCTGCTACGTGTGTGACAGGCCTGGTAGTCGTCGATACCGGTACGACCTTCACGACCTTTGGCCAACTCGTCATTTTGTCGCTCATTCAAATTGGCGGTCTCGGATTTATGACGTTCGCTACCTTCTTCGCACTGATTATGCGTAAAAAAATCTCATTGCGTGAACGGCTCATCCTGCAAGAATCGCTGAATCAGATGTCGATAGAAGGTGTCGTACGTTTGGCCAAAATGATTGTGGTTTTCACTGCCCTTACTGAGCTGATCGGCGGTGTGCTTCTCTCTATACGGTTTGCCTTTGATTTCCCATTACCCAAAGCGATCTACTTCGGCTTTTTTCATGCGATTTCTAACTTTAATAACGCTGGCTTTGACTTAATGGGTGAATTCGCCAGCTTGACAGCCTATGTGGATGACCCAATCGTCACACTTGTTGTCTGTCTGTTGATCATCCTCGGCGGGATCGGATTCATCGTTGTGAGTGAGCTGTACGATTACCGTCAAACGCGCCGTCTTTCTCTACATACGAAGGTCGTTTTGTCTACTACCGGGATATTAGTTGTCGCAGGAACTGCTCTGATCTTTCTTTTAGAGTATACGAATCCAAAGACCCTGCAGCCTTTGTCTATGATGGGCAAAGTGCTTGGCTCGCTTTATCAGTCAGTCACAGCACGTACGGCGGGTTCGAACACCTTAAATATCGGTGACATGTATCAATCATCCCTCTTCCTCATTATTATCCTAATGTTCATCGGTGCTTCTCCTGGCTCGACGGGAGGCGGTATCAAGACGACGACCTTCGCCACACTGATTGGTGCTGTGGTCGCCCAAGTGAAAGGAAAGGAAGACGTGATCTTCTTCCGGCAACGCATCCTGCCTCACATGGTCTACAAATCGTTGACACTGACGATGATCGCCTTGTTCATTGTGCTTGTCATGACGATGGTGCTCTCGATTACGGAGACAACCGCACGATTCGAGATGATCCTGTTCGAGGTCACTTCTGCGTTTGCTACGACCGGACTATCCATGGGGCTGACCCCTCATCTGACTCCGATCGGGAAGACGCTAATCATATTGACGATGTTTGCCGGTCGTTTGGGACCACTCACGATTGCCTTTGCCCTCGCACAACGCAAGCAAAAGGAGTACTTCCGCTATCCAAAAGGGAAGATCACAATTGGATAA
- the leuB gene encoding 3-isopropylmalate dehydrogenase gives MKKNYRIAVLPGDGIGPEIMQEAVKVLTLVGELEGVTFTCEEGRIGGIAIDTDGTPLPEETVTLAKQADAVLLGAVGGPKWDQNPGHLRPETGLLGIRKALGLFANIRPATMHSSLVDSSTLKPEVVSGVDLIVVRELTGGIYFGEKKRYDGPNGEVAEDQCIYHEAEVERIIRVGFDIARKRQKRLVSVDKANVLESSRLWRKVAERVAADYPDVELSHQLVDSCAMQLVREPKQFDVIVTENMFGDILSDQAAMLTGSIGMLSSASLAAGSFGLYEPVHGSAPDIAGKGIANPLATILSVAMMLRLSLGMDEAAAAVENAVWSVLEAGHRTGDIAADRSKAIGTVEMGQLVRDELSKQWKKQ, from the coding sequence ATGAAGAAAAACTATCGCATCGCCGTTCTTCCTGGAGACGGTATTGGACCAGAAATCATGCAGGAAGCGGTCAAAGTCCTTACACTCGTAGGGGAACTTGAAGGTGTCACTTTTACATGTGAAGAAGGCCGAATCGGTGGTATCGCAATCGATACGGATGGAACACCGTTGCCAGAAGAAACGGTAACGCTGGCAAAGCAAGCGGATGCTGTGCTCTTGGGAGCCGTTGGCGGACCGAAGTGGGATCAGAATCCTGGGCATCTTCGTCCAGAAACAGGGCTGCTCGGCATTCGCAAAGCACTCGGTTTGTTTGCGAACATTCGCCCAGCTACCATGCACAGCTCTCTGGTGGATTCGTCCACCCTCAAGCCAGAAGTCGTTTCTGGCGTTGACTTGATCGTTGTACGTGAACTGACCGGGGGGATTTACTTCGGTGAGAAAAAACGCTACGACGGTCCAAACGGTGAGGTCGCTGAAGATCAGTGCATCTATCATGAAGCGGAAGTCGAGCGAATCATTCGAGTCGGTTTTGACATTGCGCGCAAACGCCAAAAGCGTCTCGTATCTGTAGATAAGGCAAACGTCCTCGAAAGCTCCCGCCTCTGGCGCAAGGTAGCCGAGCGAGTAGCAGCAGATTATCCAGATGTAGAGCTGTCTCACCAGTTGGTAGACTCTTGCGCGATGCAGCTCGTGCGTGAACCAAAACAGTTTGACGTCATCGTGACGGAGAACATGTTTGGCGACATCTTGAGCGATCAGGCAGCGATGCTGACTGGCTCGATTGGGATGCTGTCCTCGGCGAGTCTGGCAGCAGGCAGCTTTGGCTTGTATGAACCGGTTCATGGCTCTGCTCCTGACATTGCTGGAAAAGGCATTGCCAATCCGTTGGCAACCATTCTGTCCGTAGCGATGATGCTTCGTCTCTCTCTCGGTATGGATGAAGCGGCAGCAGCGGTTGAAAACGCAGTTTGGTCCGTGCTGGAAGCAGGACATCGCACTGGCGATATCGCGGCAGACAGAAGTAAAGCGATTGGTACAGTCGAGATGGGCCAACTGGTTCGCGACGAGCTGTCCAAACAGTGGAAAAAGCAATAA
- a CDS encoding 2-isopropylmalate synthase, with product MRTIEIFDTTLRDGEQSPGVNISTNEKVEIALQLEKLGVNRMEAGFAAASPGDQKSVAEVAKRVKNATVVSLARAVKDDMDKAYEALRNAQNASLHVFLATSPIHRQFKLNMSKEEVLARAVEAVTYAKKYFTEVQFSAEDAARTEIDFLAEVVEAVIKAGATTVNIPDTVGYMTPYQYGNIFRELKKRVPSTELIRLSCHCHDDLGMAVANSLAAVEGGATQVEGTINGIGERAGNAALEEVVLALETRKDYYQATTKLNLREIARTSQLVSRLTGMIVPGNKAVVGANAFAHESGIHQDGVLKEVTTYEIIRPESVGFKSNKLVLGKHSGRHAFKDKLVDLGYHLEQEEVNAAFAAFKVLCDKKKEITDDDILALVDSKMVRGPEAFQLESVQLAYGNISVPTASVRLVRADGSVCEEAACGNGSVDSIYKAIDRATGEEVTLVDYKILSVTHGQDALGEVFVRLQQGDLIVTGRGVSTDVLEASAIAYVRAVNKIMERRGEPTPVSATI from the coding sequence ATGCGGACCATTGAGATTTTTGATACGACACTGCGCGATGGGGAGCAGTCTCCGGGCGTCAATATTAGCACGAACGAAAAGGTGGAGATCGCCCTTCAACTCGAAAAGCTGGGTGTAAACAGAATGGAGGCGGGCTTCGCTGCTGCCTCCCCTGGTGACCAAAAGTCTGTGGCCGAAGTTGCAAAACGGGTGAAGAATGCAACCGTCGTCAGTCTGGCTCGTGCCGTAAAAGACGACATGGATAAGGCATACGAAGCGCTTCGCAACGCACAAAACGCTTCCCTCCACGTCTTTCTCGCAACATCTCCGATTCACCGTCAGTTCAAGCTGAACATGAGCAAGGAAGAAGTCCTTGCTCGGGCGGTGGAAGCGGTCACCTATGCGAAAAAGTACTTTACAGAAGTTCAGTTTTCCGCAGAGGATGCGGCGCGTACCGAGATCGACTTTTTGGCAGAGGTTGTCGAGGCGGTTATTAAGGCAGGGGCTACCACGGTAAATATTCCAGATACGGTTGGCTACATGACGCCGTATCAATACGGAAACATTTTCCGCGAGCTGAAAAAACGCGTGCCTTCTACTGAGCTGATTCGCCTGAGCTGCCATTGCCACGATGACCTCGGGATGGCAGTCGCCAACAGTCTCGCTGCTGTCGAGGGTGGAGCTACGCAGGTCGAGGGTACCATCAATGGAATCGGAGAGCGCGCTGGAAATGCTGCTCTGGAAGAAGTGGTGCTTGCGTTGGAGACGCGCAAGGATTACTACCAGGCGACGACCAAGTTGAACTTGAGAGAAATCGCACGGACCAGCCAGCTGGTGAGCCGTTTGACAGGGATGATCGTGCCCGGCAATAAAGCAGTCGTAGGGGCGAATGCTTTTGCGCACGAATCTGGTATTCACCAGGATGGTGTGTTAAAAGAGGTCACAACGTACGAAATTATCCGTCCGGAATCGGTCGGCTTCAAGTCAAACAAACTGGTTCTCGGCAAGCACTCTGGGCGCCATGCTTTCAAAGACAAGTTGGTTGATCTGGGTTATCACTTGGAGCAAGAAGAGGTAAACGCAGCGTTTGCAGCGTTCAAAGTATTGTGCGACAAGAAGAAAGAAATCACGGATGACGACATTCTCGCTCTGGTAGACTCCAAGATGGTTCGCGGACCAGAAGCGTTCCAGCTGGAATCCGTACAGCTCGCATACGGCAACATTTCTGTTCCGACAGCGAGTGTGCGACTGGTTCGTGCCGACGGATCGGTATGCGAAGAAGCCGCATGTGGAAATGGATCGGTTGATTCTATCTACAAAGCGATTGACCGCGCTACCGGAGAAGAAGTCACCCTCGTCGATTACAAAATCCTTTCGGTTACCCACGGGCAAGATGCGTTGGGTGAAGTGTTCGTACGCCTTCAACAGGGCGATCTGATCGTAACAGGACGCGGTGTGAGTACGGATGTGCTGGAAGCAAGCGCCATTGCCTATGTACGGGCAGTCAACAAGATCATGGAGCGGAGAGGCGAGCCTACGCCCGTCAGTGCAACGATATAA
- the ilvC gene encoding ketol-acid reductoisomerase, protein MVKMYYEADVKQEVLRGKTIAIIGYGSQGHAQAQNLRDSGYKVVVGLRPGKSWDVAAKDGFEVLTVAEATKRADVVQILMPDERQAQVYRDEIAPNLKSGAALCFSHGFNIHYAQIVPPADVDVIMAAPKSPGHLVRRVYQEGFGVPGLIAIYQDATGNAKDLALAYSSGIGCTKAGVIETSFREETETDLFGEQAVLCGGASELVKAGFDTLVEAGYAPEIAYFECLHELKLIVDLMYEGGLARMRYSISDTAEYGDYSIGRRIITDETRKEMKKVLAEIQDGTFARNWILENQANRPGFTSRRRLESEHGIEVVGEQLRGMMSWINKDTKKEEAKIGQ, encoded by the coding sequence ATGGTAAAAATGTATTATGAAGCGGACGTAAAACAAGAGGTACTGCGTGGGAAAACAATTGCAATCATCGGTTACGGTAGCCAAGGTCATGCACAAGCACAAAACCTGCGCGACAGCGGTTATAAAGTAGTTGTTGGTCTTCGTCCAGGTAAATCTTGGGATGTAGCAGCAAAAGACGGTTTTGAAGTACTGACTGTAGCAGAAGCAACCAAACGCGCTGATGTGGTTCAAATCCTGATGCCAGATGAGCGTCAAGCACAAGTATATCGCGACGAGATCGCGCCAAACCTGAAATCCGGCGCTGCATTGTGCTTCTCTCACGGATTCAACATCCACTACGCACAAATCGTGCCACCAGCTGATGTAGACGTAATCATGGCTGCTCCAAAAAGCCCGGGTCATCTCGTTCGCCGCGTATACCAAGAAGGCTTTGGTGTACCTGGACTGATCGCGATCTACCAAGATGCGACTGGCAATGCGAAAGACCTCGCACTCGCATACTCCAGCGGTATCGGTTGCACAAAAGCTGGCGTTATCGAAACCTCTTTCCGTGAAGAGACAGAAACAGACCTGTTCGGTGAGCAAGCAGTTTTGTGCGGTGGCGCAAGCGAGCTGGTAAAAGCAGGCTTCGATACATTGGTGGAAGCAGGTTATGCTCCTGAGATCGCCTACTTCGAGTGCTTGCATGAGCTGAAGCTGATCGTTGACCTGATGTACGAGGGTGGCTTGGCTCGTATGCGCTACTCCATCAGTGACACAGCTGAGTACGGTGACTACAGCATTGGTCGTCGCATCATCACAGATGAAACTCGCAAAGAAATGAAAAAAGTATTGGCGGAAATCCAAGACGGTACATTCGCCCGCAATTGGATCTTGGAAAACCAAGCAAACCGTCCTGGCTTCACTTCCCGTCGCCGCCTGGAATCCGAGCATGGCATCGAGGTAGTAGGAGAGCAACTGCGCGGCATGATGTCTTGGATCAACAAAGATACGAAAAAAGAAGAAGCGAAAATCGGTCAATAA
- the ilvN gene encoding acetolactate synthase small subunit has protein sequence MQQHTISVLVNDQPGVLTRVATLFGQRGFNIDSITVGGTEEQGLSRMIISTGGDDRQINQLMKQLHKLIDVISVTNLSENPFVSRELALIKVTALPSQLAELNGIVEPFRAAIVDVGPSSLIVQVTGDTEKIDALLVLLQSYGVIELTRTGSVAMARSIVPATAAAMV, from the coding sequence ATGCAGCAACATACCATTTCCGTACTCGTCAACGACCAACCAGGCGTTTTGACCAGAGTGGCGACACTGTTCGGCCAACGTGGCTTCAACATCGACAGCATTACGGTGGGAGGCACGGAAGAACAGGGGCTATCCCGGATGATCATTTCAACCGGGGGAGATGACCGCCAAATCAATCAGCTCATGAAGCAATTGCACAAGCTGATCGATGTCATCTCGGTCACGAATCTCAGTGAGAACCCTTTTGTATCACGGGAACTGGCGCTGATTAAGGTGACGGCATTGCCCAGCCAGTTGGCAGAGTTAAACGGAATTGTCGAGCCGTTCCGTGCCGCGATCGTCGATGTGGGTCCTAGCTCACTAATCGTGCAAGTAACGGGTGACACCGAAAAGATTGATGCGCTGCTCGTACTATTACAAAGCTACGGCGTTATTGAACTGACAAGAACGGGTTCAGTAGCGATGGCGCGCAGTATTGTTCCAGCAACAGCCGCAGCAATGGTTTAA